The following coding sequences lie in one Phyllopteryx taeniolatus isolate TA_2022b chromosome 4, UOR_Ptae_1.2, whole genome shotgun sequence genomic window:
- the tk1 gene encoding thymidine kinase, cytosolic, translating into MDCVDFPKVFQNSPRTAEGQIQVIFGPMFSGKSTELMRRVRRFQIAQYCCLVIKYAKDTRYSDIGMATHDQSTMKAVPAKCLRDVRSLALQACVIGIDEGQFFPDTVEFCEEMANLGKTLIVAALDGTFQRKPFGNILSLVPLAESVVKLHAVCMQCYKEAAYTKRIGAEKEVEVIGGADKYQAVCRKCYGALIATKENQPPLRDQTPQHALNGKLVDSGIPRKHFSSLHL; encoded by the exons ATGGACTGTGTGGATTTTCCTAAAGTTTTTCAAAATTCCCCGAGGACAGCCGAGGGGCAAATCCAG GTTATATTTGGGCCGATGTTTTCAGGCAAAAG CACTGAATTGATGCGAAGGGTGCGTCGTTTCCAAATAGCCCAGTACTGCTGTTTGGTGATCAAATACGCCAAAGATACACGCTACTCCGACATAGGCATGGCCACACATGATCA GAGCACAATGAAGGCTGTACCCGCAAAATGTCTGAGAGATGTGCGGTCATTAGCACTGCAAGCCTGTGTCATTGGAATTGATGAAGGGCAGTTT TTTCCAGACACTGTGGAGTTTTGTGAGGAGATGGCCAATTTGGGCAAGACTCTTATTGTCGCTGCCTTGGATGGGACCTTCCAGAGAAAG CCCTTCGGAAACATTCTGAGTCTTGTCCCTCTTGCGGAAAGCGTGGTGAAGCTTCACGCAGTTTGCATGCAGTGTTACAAAGAAGCGGCCTATACAAAGAGGATTGGAGCGGAGAAGGAG GTGGAAGTGATCGGCGGAGCTGACAAATATCAAGCAGTTTGTCGAAAGTGTTACGGAGCGCTGATAGCGACCAAAGAAAACCAACCTCCCCTCAGGGATCAAACTCCTCAACATGCACTGAATGGAAAACTTGTGGACTCTGGAATTCCCAGGAAACATTTCTCTTCCCTCCACctctga